The Marmota flaviventris isolate mMarFla1 chromosome Y, mMarFla1.hap1, whole genome shotgun sequence DNA window tttagaacaaccctaaggaactcagcaagtctctgtctcaaaattaaaaatataaaaaagaatgaggatgtgtctcagtggtagcgGGCCACCAGACCAAATCTGCAGTACAATCCTCAGTACAATATTCAGCACAGTGAGCAGTGTGTTTGAAGGGGACAAGAAATATTGATCCACCACATTTCACATTTAAAGAATTTCTCTCCAGTAAACTTCCAACATGTTGATGAGAAGAACAGTAATAAGAGAAGGCTTTGCCAATTGTTTTCATCAGTACAATTTCTTTGCAATATGAGTTTGTTCATGTAAGTGAAGCTGATAGGATATAGCCAAGGTTTTTCcccattgttgacattcatagggcttctctccagtatgagtttgttCATGTGAGCAAACATGAGAGGactgagtgaaggctttgccacactgcttacattgaTAGGGTTTCTCTTGAGTGTGAGTCCCTTCATGTCTgtgaaagaaaaaccaagaaaaagacttttccacattgttggtATTCATTAGGCTTCTCTTCTGCATGAATACTTCCATGTACGTGAGGTTCACTGGATGTGTCAAGGGGTTCTCCACATTGTTGATATTCATAagtcttctctccagtatgcgttTTTGCATGTCTGTGACGATGATGGGATTGAgcgaaggctttgccacactgcttacattcatagggcttctccccagtatgtgttcttccatGACTCTTAAGGTGACtggatgtagcaaaggcttttccacattgttgacattcatagggcttctctccgcTATGAGTTCGTTCATGTCTGTGAAGCTGAGAAGATtcagcaaaggctttgccacactgtttacattcatagggcttctctccagtatgagtttgttCATGTTTGTGAAGCTGAGAAgatctagcaaaggcttttccacactgcttacactcatagggcttcACTCCAGAATGTGTTTGTTCATGGATGTGAAGGTGAGAGGCAGTTCTGtagacttttccacattgttcACATTGATAGGGCTTTTCTCCACTATGAGTCCGTTCATGTCTGTAGAGGGAAAAAGAAGTAGTgcaggctttcccacattgttgacattcatagggtttctctgtAGTATGTGTTCTTTCATGTCTGTGAAGTTTACAGGAGtcagtgaaggctttgccacactgcttacatccatagggcttctccccactaTGAGACCGCTCATGTAtctgaaggtaggaagaagaactgaaggctttcccacattgttgacattcatagggcttctccccagtatgagttttttcatgtcTGTGAAGTTTAGAGGACatagtgaaggctttgccacactgcttacattcatagggcttctctccagtatgcattCGTTCATGTCTGTGAAGTTTAGAGGACttagtgaaggctttgccacactgcttacattcatacggcttctctccagtatgcattcgttcatgtctgtgaaggttaaaagaagtagtgaagacttttccacattgttgacattcatatgGTTTCTTTTTCGTATGAGTTTTTTTATGTGAGTGAAGGGTAGACGATAGAGCAAAAGATTTGCCACACTGATTACAttcataaggcttctctccagtatgcgtcCATTCATGTCGGTGAAGGGAAAAAGAAGTAGTgaagacttttccacattgttggcattcattgggcttctctccagtatggatttgttcatgtatctgaaggtaaGATGAACTACtgtaggcttttccacattgttgacattgatAGGGCTTCTCTCCGGTATGCGTTCGTTCATGTCtgtgaagggaagaagaagtagtgaagacttttccacattgttggcattcattggtattctctccagtatgcatttgttcatgtatctgaaggtaaGACAAAgtagtgaaggctttcccacattgttgacattgatAGGGTTTCTTTTTCATATGTGTTCTTTCATGTCTGCGAAGTATAGAGGAGttagtgaaggctttgccacactgcttacattcatagggcttctccccactaTGAGTCCGCTCATGTATCTGAAGGTAAGAAGAAgtactgaaggctttcccacattgttgacattcatagggcttctccccagtatgagaTTTTTCATGTGTGTGAAGTATAGAGGAGttagtgaaggctttgccacactgttcacattcatagggcttctctccagtatgtgtccgttcatgtctgtgaagggaagaagaagtagtgaagacttttccacattgttggcattcattgggcttctctccagcatgcatttgttcatgtatctgaaggtaaGATGAAGTAGtgtaggcttttccacattgttgacattgatagggcttctctccagtatgcattCGTCCATGTCTGTCAAGGGATAAAGAAGTAGGGAAGAATTTTCCACATTGTTGGCATTCATTGGTTTCCTCATCAGTATGGAtttgttcatgtatctgaagGCAAGACAAAGTAGtgtaggcttttccacattgttgactttcatagggtttctctctagtatgttttctctgatgtattctAAATAAACTTCGGTAAGCAAAGTCTTTCTCACATACGTTACATTTGAAAAGTACTTTCCCAGTGTGCGTGATCACGTGACTGTGAAGACCTGTGGGTGAAACCAAGGTTTTACCACCTTCTTTACACTCATGGGGTTTCTCTCCagaatgagttctttcatgttttctaaataaagtgGGGGAatgaaaggctttcccacataccTCACATTGAAAAGCTTTACCTCCCCTATGTGTTTTTGTGTGACTTTGAACATCTGTGGGAGAAGATGAGGCTTCatcacattgttgacattcatcaGGTTGCCACCCAGTATGAGAATCTTCATGCCTCTCAATGTCATTGGAACAACTGATGACTTTCCCACATACTGTACTTTCATAGGGTCCATCTCCAGTTTGTGTTAACATTTGTGTGTGAACACTTTTGAGAGAAACCAGAGATTTCCTGTATTGTTTCAATTCACATggcttctcttcacattcttcatGCTTGTAGCATTCGGGTCCACAGTGAGATGTGATCTGCCTATGAGGAATGAAGGGCATATGAAGTCTTTGGCACACGTAATGCAGTCACATGAATTTActctattaaattttttctttgcttaagaATTGGGATCTCATGACCAGCACATTATTAATACTTGATTAATTCATGATGTTGTATTTATTTAAGGTCCTAGGTTAACGTCACTTCCAACATGAGGTAAAGCCTAGGATTTTCAAACTTGTTCAAATAGccagaaaataaagagattgagAGGAAACAATGCTTTGCAACACAGCTTGCCTATGGTCATTATCCAAATAGTTATACTCACATATgcaatttcataataatttttgcaTGTCAAGCACCTTGAATAGActtaatatcatatatatatatatatatatatatatatatatatagaaataaataaatttatttcagttgaCAACAGACTTTATtgatttaaatgtggtgctgagaagagaacccagtgcctcaagcatgcaaggcaagctctctaccactgagccacaaccccagtcccagtgaagtatatatttctggtaaaaaaatcttataagaataaatacatttaaagttgtgCAAATTTCTTGgattggttttaaaaattatatgatatcCCCAGATTCCCTCAAGGATTCCTCTTGTGAGTATAATTACCTTTGATTGCTCCCAAAATTTTTGATCTGATTTTCAATGTTCTTCTCATCACATTTGATTCCTAAAATGCcaaacaaaaacattataaatttctAGGAGCTAGAAATGCTTTTCCAAATTCATGGTGCATTTTATGCTACAATAATTCACCAACTGATTGTCTTTTCATGttctacataaataaaaaaaaatgaacacaaattcTCTAATTAAGTAAATACACAAATTATTACCTATAGATGCCAGGTTTCTGAGGACTtccagcatcacatctctgtaaaGGTTCTTCTGGGAAGCATCCAGCAAATCCCACTCCTCCTGAAtgaagttcacagccacatcctcaaaggtcactgaGATCTAAAATATCCCACAAATGTGTAGTGGAGAACAGGAGAGATTTCACAGCATGAGAAATCTATACTCAACATGCATGATGTTCACATGATTCCCTGGCCTCTCGATTAATTCCACGATTTGGTCATTGAAATCTCCAGTGCATTTAATTCTTCACAGCCACTCCAACACTAGATTTGGGCCCCACACAAGGTAAATAGTAGAGTGTTGTACACCCTTCCTTTGGTGAGTTCATAGGAAGTAAGAGGGGCTCCCGGGTCACCCTTATCTTATTTGTTGATTGCATCTCTATCACCTTCTTACCAACATCCTGTGCAGTAGAGAGCTAATATTAGCACCCTCCTTATTACTTACCCTTAGAAAAGAAAGCTGACTGAGTAGgaaattgctgggatcacaaaACTCAGCATTTGAGAGATCCTGCCAACCACAGTGGCTCACTGGGCCTACACACTTAATATAGACAACATGGTATTTACTGATCTCCTGTTTCCTTCTGAAAGTCAATTGTTCCATCCTTAAAGAAGTGCCT harbors:
- the LOC139703476 gene encoding zinc finger protein 709-like, with product MISVTFEDVAVNFIQEEWDLLDASQKNLYRDVMLEVLRNLASIGIKCDEKNIENQIKNFGSNQRQITSHCGPECYKHEECEEKPCELKQYRKSLVSLKSVHTQMLTQTGDGPYESTVCGKVISCSNDIERHEDSHTGWQPDECQQCDEASSSPTDVQSHTKTHRGGKAFQCEVCGKAFHSPTLFRKHERTHSGEKPHECKEGGKTLVSPTGLHSHVITHTGKVLFKCNVCEKDFAYRSLFRIHQRKHTREKPYESQQCGKAYTTLSCLQIHEQIHTDEETNECQQCGKFFPTSLSLDRHGRMHTGEKPYQCQQCGKAYTTSSYLQIHEQMHAGEKPNECQQCGKVFTTSSSLHRHERTHTGEKPYECEQCGKAFTNSSILHTHEKSHTGEKPYECQQCGKAFSTSSYLQIHERTHSGEKPYECKQCGKAFTNSSILRRHERTHMKKKPYQCQQCGKAFTTLSYLQIHEQMHTGENTNECQQCGKVFTTSSSLHRHERTHTGEKPYQCQQCGKAYSSSSYLQIHEQIHTGEKPNECQQCGKVFTTSFSLHRHEWTHTGEKPYECNQCGKSFALSSTLHSHKKTHTKKKPYECQQCGKVFTTSFNLHRHERMHTGEKPYECKQCGKAFTKSSKLHRHERMHTGEKPYECKQCGKAFTMSSKLHRHEKTHTGEKPYECQQCGKAFSSSSYLQIHERSHSGEKPYGCKQCGKAFTDSCKLHRHERTHTTEKPYECQQCGKACTTSFSLYRHERTHSGEKPYQCEQCGKVYRTASHLHIHEQTHSGVKPYECKQCGKAFARSSQLHKHEQTHTGEKPYECKQCGKAFAESSQLHRHERTHSGEKPYECQQCGKAFATSSHLKSHGRTHTGEKPYECKQCGKAFAQSHHRHRHAKTHTGEKTYEYQQCGEPLDTSSEPHVHGSIHAEEKPNEYQQCGKVFFLVFLSQT